In a single window of the Allobranchiibius huperziae genome:
- a CDS encoding TRM11 family SAM-dependent methyltransferase: MPVDLIVTCAVGFEDLFRGDLLQEHGIRSRSIEPGEILLQDVEDLGFLTSAVALDRVALPWDPDAPSDVIADVVRRLAGDAGIEQPVRFRVQAAPDVREELIARFSDGAGWVNAPSDWQVNLDVERGVAQLGPLAWAARFGTLRRLPAATPVSVVAGLLRLAKCAPHDLLLDPCAGVATVPIVDAIERPDGRCIVLDRDVEAVDLARRNLAERGLDRRIEVSAGDAARLDLADRSVDRVVTDLPFGKRIGSNSNNIELYPRVLREIERVLTLSGRCVLLTDDKRVFKDALARTRGLKIVREQVVRYHGVNPSAYVVTRSRAPGRRAR, from the coding sequence ATGCCGGTGGACCTGATCGTGACGTGCGCGGTCGGGTTCGAGGATCTGTTCCGCGGAGACCTGCTGCAGGAGCACGGCATCCGCAGCCGGTCGATCGAGCCGGGGGAGATCCTCCTGCAGGACGTGGAGGACCTGGGCTTCCTGACGTCCGCCGTCGCGCTGGACCGGGTGGCGCTGCCCTGGGATCCGGATGCACCGTCCGACGTCATCGCCGATGTCGTACGACGGCTCGCAGGGGACGCTGGCATCGAGCAGCCGGTGCGGTTCCGGGTGCAGGCCGCGCCCGATGTCCGCGAGGAGCTGATCGCACGGTTTTCCGACGGAGCGGGGTGGGTGAACGCCCCCTCCGACTGGCAGGTCAATCTGGATGTCGAGCGCGGTGTCGCCCAGCTGGGGCCCCTGGCGTGGGCAGCCCGATTCGGCACGCTGCGCCGTCTGCCGGCGGCGACACCCGTGTCGGTGGTCGCGGGCCTGCTGCGGCTCGCCAAGTGTGCTCCTCACGACCTCCTGCTCGATCCGTGCGCGGGAGTCGCCACCGTCCCGATCGTCGACGCGATCGAGCGGCCGGACGGCCGGTGCATCGTTCTGGACCGGGACGTCGAGGCCGTCGACCTGGCACGTCGCAACCTCGCCGAACGCGGTCTCGACCGGCGCATCGAGGTTTCCGCGGGGGACGCCGCCAGACTGGACCTGGCCGACCGCAGCGTGGACCGCGTCGTCACGGACCTGCCGTTCGGGAAGCGGATCGGCAGCAACAGCAACAACATCGAGCTCTACCCGCGGGTGCTGCGCGAGATCGAGCGTGTGCTGACGCTGAGCGGTCGTTGCGTCCTGCTCACCGACGACAAGCGGGTCTTCAAGGACGCTCTGGCACGCACCCGCGGGCTGAAGATCGTGCGTGAGCAGGTGGTGCGCTACCACGGCGTCAACCCCTCGGCGTACGTCGTGACGCGTAGTCGCGCACCGGGCCGTCGCGCCCGCTGA
- a CDS encoding polyribonucleotide nucleotidyltransferase, whose protein sequence is MEGPEITFAEATIDNGSFGTRTVRFETGRLAKQAGGSVLCYLDDETTLLSTTAAGKQPKDQFDFFPLTVDVEERMYAAGKIPGSFFRREGRPSTDAILTCRLIDRPLRPTFKKGLRNEVQVVITVLSLNPDHQYDVLAINGASASTQISGLPFSGPVGATRVSLIDGQWVAFPNFSDAQRSTFDMVVAGRVAGDDVAIMMVEAESTEATWDLVKNQGKTAPTEEIVAEGLEAAKKFIRVLCDAQSELASQAAKPVQDFPIFLDYQDDVYEAVEKDASEQVAAAFTIVDKQDREDKIEELKGALKAELAGEGKRFEGREKEVSAAYRALQKAQVRQRILRDKVRIDGRGLADIRALSAEVEVLPRVHGSAIFERGETQIMGVTTLNMLRMEQQLDTLGPVSRKRYMHNYNFPPYSTGETGRVGSPKRREIGHGALAERALMPVLPTREEFPYAIRQVSEALSSNGSTSMGSVCASTLALLNAGVPLRAPVAGIAMGLVSAEVDGQTQYAALTDILGAEDAFGDMDFKVAGTREFVTAIQLDTKLDGIPADVLGRALTQARDARLYILDVMHEAIDGPDEMSPFAPRVITVKVPVDKIGEVIGPKGKMINQIQEDTGADLSIEDDGTVYIGATDGASAEAARAAVNAIANPQMPEVGERFLGTVVKTTTFGAFVSLLPGKDGLLHISEVRKLVGGKRIDNVEDVLKIGQKVQVELKEVDPRGKLSLAVVEDVSAAAEAAPAAAEPAPVADAAPVSTVPETAADDTTAVAAEDDGSAQGTGSEDTGGQGEGGERRPRNRRRGGRGRGNSGGGQGGSNESNQPAGATPADA, encoded by the coding sequence ATGGAGGGTCCAGAGATCACTTTCGCCGAAGCCACGATCGACAACGGCAGCTTCGGCACCCGCACCGTCCGGTTCGAGACCGGACGCCTCGCCAAGCAGGCAGGCGGCTCCGTGCTGTGCTACCTCGACGACGAGACCACCCTGCTGTCCACCACGGCCGCAGGCAAGCAACCGAAGGACCAGTTCGACTTCTTCCCCCTGACGGTCGACGTCGAGGAGCGGATGTACGCCGCGGGCAAGATCCCCGGCAGCTTCTTCCGCCGCGAGGGACGGCCCTCGACGGATGCCATTTTGACCTGTCGCCTAATCGACCGCCCGCTGCGCCCGACCTTCAAGAAGGGTCTGCGCAACGAGGTCCAGGTCGTCATCACGGTGCTGTCGCTCAACCCCGACCACCAGTACGACGTGCTCGCCATCAACGGTGCGTCCGCCTCCACGCAGATCTCCGGCCTGCCGTTCTCCGGCCCGGTCGGCGCCACCCGCGTCTCCCTCATCGACGGCCAGTGGGTCGCCTTCCCCAACTTCTCCGACGCGCAGCGCTCGACCTTCGACATGGTCGTCGCCGGCCGCGTCGCCGGTGACGACGTCGCGATCATGATGGTCGAGGCCGAGTCCACCGAAGCGACCTGGGACCTGGTGAAGAACCAGGGCAAGACTGCTCCTACCGAGGAGATCGTCGCCGAGGGTCTGGAAGCGGCCAAGAAGTTCATCCGCGTCCTGTGCGATGCGCAGTCCGAGCTCGCCTCGCAGGCCGCGAAGCCCGTGCAGGACTTCCCGATCTTCCTGGACTACCAGGACGACGTCTACGAGGCCGTCGAGAAGGACGCCTCCGAGCAGGTCGCCGCCGCGTTCACGATCGTGGACAAGCAGGACCGCGAGGACAAGATCGAGGAGCTCAAGGGCGCCCTGAAGGCCGAACTGGCCGGCGAGGGCAAGCGCTTCGAGGGTCGCGAGAAGGAGGTGTCCGCCGCGTACCGCGCCTTGCAGAAGGCTCAGGTCCGGCAGCGGATCCTGCGCGACAAGGTGCGCATCGACGGTCGCGGTCTGGCCGACATCCGTGCGCTGTCCGCCGAGGTCGAGGTGCTCCCGCGGGTGCACGGCTCGGCGATCTTCGAGCGTGGCGAGACCCAGATCATGGGCGTCACCACCCTCAACATGCTGCGCATGGAGCAGCAGCTCGACACGCTCGGCCCGGTGTCGCGCAAGCGCTACATGCACAACTACAACTTCCCGCCGTACAGCACCGGTGAGACCGGTCGCGTCGGTTCGCCGAAGCGTCGCGAGATCGGCCACGGAGCGCTCGCCGAGCGCGCCCTGATGCCGGTGCTGCCGACCCGCGAGGAGTTCCCGTACGCGATCCGTCAGGTCTCCGAGGCGCTGAGCTCCAACGGCTCCACCTCGATGGGCTCGGTCTGCGCGTCCACCCTCGCCCTGCTGAACGCCGGTGTGCCGCTGCGCGCCCCGGTCGCCGGCATCGCGATGGGCCTGGTCTCCGCCGAGGTCGACGGACAGACCCAGTACGCCGCGCTGACCGACATCCTGGGAGCCGAGGACGCCTTCGGCGACATGGACTTCAAGGTCGCCGGCACGCGGGAGTTCGTCACCGCGATCCAGCTGGACACCAAGCTCGACGGCATCCCCGCCGACGTGCTCGGCCGTGCACTCACCCAGGCACGCGACGCCCGGCTCTACATCCTGGACGTCATGCACGAGGCCATCGACGGCCCCGACGAGATGAGCCCCTTCGCACCGCGTGTCATCACGGTGAAGGTGCCCGTCGACAAGATCGGTGAGGTCATCGGCCCGAAGGGCAAGATGATCAACCAGATCCAGGAGGACACCGGCGCGGACCTGTCGATCGAGGACGACGGCACGGTCTACATCGGCGCGACCGACGGTGCGTCGGCCGAGGCCGCCCGGGCCGCGGTCAACGCGATCGCCAACCCGCAGATGCCGGAGGTCGGCGAGCGTTTCCTGGGCACCGTGGTCAAGACCACGACGTTCGGCGCGTTCGTCTCCCTGCTGCCCGGCAAGGACGGCCTGCTGCACATCTCCGAGGTGCGCAAGCTCGTCGGCGGCAAGCGCATCGACAACGTCGAGGACGTGCTGAAGATCGGTCAGAAGGTGCAGGTCGAGCTCAAGGAGGTCGACCCGCGCGGCAAGCTGTCGCTGGCCGTCGTCGAGGACGTGTCGGCTGCTGCCGAGGCCGCCCCCGCCGCCGCGGAGCCGGCCCCCGTGGCCGACGCCGCTCCGGTCAGCACCGTTCCCGAGACCGCTGCGGACGACACCACGGCCGTCGCCGCTGAGGACGACGGTTCCGCGCAGGGCACCGGGTCCGAGGACACCGGTGGCCAGGGTGAGGGTGGCGAACGCCGCCCGCGCAACCGCCGTCGTGGCGGTCGCGGCCGTGGCAACAGCGGTGGCGGGCAGGGTGGCTCGAACGAGTCCAACCAGCCCGCCGGCGCGACCCCGGCCGACGCCTGA
- the rpsO gene encoding 30S ribosomal protein S15, with protein MPLETAVKAQIMSEYATSEGDTGSPEVQVAMLTQRIKDLTEHSRQHPHDHHSRRGLLLLVGQRKRLLRYLEDIDVERYRSLIKRLGLRR; from the coding sequence ATGCCCCTGGAAACCGCCGTCAAGGCACAGATCATGTCCGAGTACGCAACGTCCGAGGGTGACACCGGGTCCCCCGAGGTGCAGGTCGCGATGCTGACCCAGCGCATCAAGGACCTCACCGAGCACTCGCGTCAGCACCCGCACGACCACCACAGCCGCCGCGGGCTGCTCCTCCTGGTCGGCCAGCGCAAGCGTCTGCTGCGCTACCTCGAGGACATCGACGTCGAGCGTTACCGCTCGCTCATCAAGCGACTGGGTCTACGTCGCTGA
- a CDS encoding DUF350 domain-containing protein has translation MTSSDLWNDVGAIAAYAGVGVGMMLVGYAMIDMLTPGKLHELIWEQRNTNACILVSVNVVSVAAIIVAAIRSAHGDLTDGLIRTAVFSILGMLIMAVFFVILDILTPGKLGAMMVATERHPAVWVTAASHLAIAAVITAAIS, from the coding sequence ATGACCAGTTCGGATCTGTGGAACGACGTCGGTGCGATCGCCGCCTACGCCGGGGTGGGCGTCGGCATGATGCTCGTCGGCTACGCCATGATCGACATGCTCACCCCGGGCAAGCTGCACGAGCTCATCTGGGAACAGCGCAACACCAACGCCTGCATCCTGGTGTCGGTCAACGTGGTCTCGGTCGCCGCGATCATCGTGGCGGCGATCCGCAGCGCCCACGGCGACCTGACGGACGGCCTCATCCGCACCGCGGTCTTCAGCATCCTCGGGATGCTGATCATGGCGGTGTTCTTCGTCATCCTCGACATCCTGACGCCCGGAAAGCTCGGCGCGATGATGGTCGCCACCGAGCGGCACCCCGCGGTGTGGGTCACTGCGGCCAGCCACCTGGCCATCGCAGCCGTCATCACCGCCGCGATCAGCTGA
- a CDS encoding alpha/beta fold hydrolase: protein MHTDPIATGLLEVGDGHRVYWEDSGALDGVPLVYLHGGPGGGLNKGSYRGWFDNDRFRVIGLDQRGCGRSTPHASDPTYDLGANTTAHLIADLEALRTHLGIERWVVTGVSSGSTLGLAYGRAHPERTLAVSVMAVTTTGRAEVDWITEHVGRIFPEAWDEYAGYAERAGVGYRRGQGRLVTAYAGLLADPDPLVHRPAAEAWMRWEDAHVGLLQPTTSHSERPIDYQVAFTRLTAHYWSHDGFVDPPLLTDPGALREIPVGLVHGRRDISGPAVTAYALHRVLPRSRLVIESTEGHGGPLMVAAWRQLTCDLGLG, encoded by the coding sequence ATGCACACGGACCCCATAGCCACCGGCCTGCTGGAGGTCGGCGACGGACACCGCGTCTACTGGGAGGACTCCGGCGCCCTCGACGGCGTACCTCTGGTCTATCTGCACGGCGGCCCGGGCGGCGGTCTCAACAAGGGCAGCTACCGGGGCTGGTTCGACAACGACCGCTTCCGGGTCATCGGCCTGGACCAGCGCGGCTGCGGCCGGTCGACGCCGCACGCGTCCGACCCGACGTACGACCTGGGCGCCAACACGACGGCGCACCTGATCGCCGATCTGGAAGCGCTGCGCACCCACCTCGGCATCGAGCGCTGGGTCGTGACCGGGGTGTCGTCGGGCTCGACCCTGGGGCTCGCTTACGGCCGCGCCCACCCCGAACGCACCCTCGCGGTCAGCGTCATGGCGGTCACCACCACCGGCCGAGCGGAGGTGGACTGGATCACCGAGCACGTCGGGCGGATCTTTCCCGAGGCGTGGGATGAGTACGCCGGGTACGCCGAGCGCGCGGGCGTCGGCTACCGCCGCGGGCAGGGACGACTCGTCACGGCGTACGCAGGTCTGCTGGCCGACCCCGACCCACTCGTACACCGCCCGGCGGCCGAGGCGTGGATGCGCTGGGAGGACGCGCACGTCGGGCTGCTGCAGCCGACCACCAGCCACAGCGAGCGGCCGATCGACTACCAGGTGGCATTCACCCGGCTGACCGCCCACTACTGGAGTCATGACGGCTTCGTCGACCCGCCGCTGCTCACCGACCCCGGCGCTCTGCGCGAGATACCGGTCGGGCTGGTCCACGGACGCAGGGACATCAGCGGACCGGCGGTGACGGCGTACGCGCTGCACCGCGTGCTCCCGAGGTCGCGGTTGGTCATCGAGAGCACCGAGGGCCACGGCGGACCGCTCATGGTCGCGGCGTGGCGGCAGCTCACCTGTGACCTGGGGCTCGGCTGA
- a CDS encoding MarR family winged helix-turn-helix transcriptional regulator gives MSRSVPTDRPSERARYEAEVAAYVAAGGNEQVQRVITAVHGMSRRLAQWYTRQLQDVGLSSGEWSVISILATAPDGQLTTPSYLAHATAIAPSSMTHRLDRMSERGLLERTPDKENRTRILVALTETGWELFKQVIQESDVMESDVLDRLDTTERARLATLLEQAITGLDEALGAR, from the coding sequence ATGAGCCGATCCGTGCCGACTGATCGACCCAGTGAACGCGCCCGTTACGAGGCGGAGGTCGCGGCGTACGTCGCGGCCGGGGGGAACGAACAGGTCCAGCGGGTCATCACCGCGGTGCACGGGATGTCCCGTCGCCTCGCCCAGTGGTACACCCGCCAGCTGCAGGATGTCGGCCTCTCCTCCGGCGAGTGGTCGGTCATCTCCATCCTCGCCACGGCGCCCGACGGTCAGCTGACGACGCCGTCGTACCTGGCGCACGCGACCGCCATCGCGCCGTCGTCGATGACCCACCGGCTGGACCGGATGAGCGAGCGGGGGCTGCTCGAGCGCACCCCCGACAAGGAGAACCGGACCAGGATCCTCGTCGCGCTGACCGAGACGGGCTGGGAGCTGTTCAAACAGGTCATCCAGGAGTCGGACGTGATGGAGTCGGACGTGCTGGACCGGCTCGACACCACCGAGCGCGCGCGGCTGGCGACGCTGCTGGAGCAGGCGATCACCGGACTGGACGAGGCTCTCGGCGCCCGCTGA
- the ndk gene encoding nucleoside-diphosphate kinase: MSEQIERTLVIVKPDGFRRGLTGEVLRRIESKGYVLADLHITTPDRERLARHYEEHQGKPFYEPLVDFMSSGPATFVVVEGHRCIEGFRALAGATDPTKALPGTIRGDLGRDWGEKVQANIVHGSDSPESAAREISIWF, translated from the coding sequence GTGAGCGAGCAGATCGAACGCACCCTGGTGATCGTCAAACCCGACGGCTTCCGCCGCGGCCTGACGGGGGAGGTGCTGCGCCGTATCGAGTCCAAGGGCTACGTCCTGGCCGACCTGCACATCACGACCCCCGATCGCGAACGCCTCGCCCGGCACTACGAGGAGCACCAGGGCAAGCCGTTCTACGAGCCGCTCGTGGACTTCATGTCCTCAGGGCCGGCCACGTTCGTCGTGGTCGAGGGCCACCGCTGCATCGAGGGCTTCCGCGCCCTGGCCGGCGCCACCGACCCGACCAAGGCGCTGCCCGGCACCATCCGCGGCGACCTCGGGCGCGACTGGGGCGAGAAGGTGCAGGCCAACATCGTGCACGGCTCGGACTCACCGGAGTCGGCCGCCCGCGAGATCTCCATCTGGTTCTAG
- a CDS encoding undecaprenyl-diphosphate phosphatase, with the protein MSWLEAVLLGIVQGLTEFIPVSSSAHQLIVGRLFFDNDGGGSAFTAINQLGTETAVLVYFWRDIVRLIRAGVLALRRRLPWSDPDAREFLLVIIGTLPIGILGLIFKNAIEGPARNLWITASMLLLFALVIAYADSTARQTKQVQDLTTRDGIFFGLWQALALIPGVSRSGGTMSGGMLMGYRRESAARYSFLLAIPAVWSSGLFELAGEVSKPNPDGWGQVAVATVLAFVIGYAVIAWLMRYLTTHTLRPFVFYRIGLAVLLFVLLSVGALQAT; encoded by the coding sequence ATGAGTTGGCTCGAAGCGGTCCTGCTCGGCATCGTGCAGGGCCTGACCGAGTTCATCCCCGTCTCGTCCTCGGCACATCAGCTGATCGTGGGTCGGCTCTTCTTCGACAACGACGGCGGCGGATCGGCGTTCACCGCCATCAATCAGCTCGGCACCGAGACAGCGGTGCTCGTCTACTTCTGGCGGGACATCGTGCGGCTCATCCGCGCCGGCGTCCTCGCGCTGCGGCGCAGGCTGCCGTGGTCGGACCCGGACGCCCGGGAGTTCCTGCTGGTCATCATCGGCACGCTGCCGATCGGCATCCTCGGGCTGATCTTCAAGAACGCCATCGAAGGCCCGGCGCGCAACCTCTGGATCACCGCCAGCATGTTGCTGCTCTTCGCGCTGGTCATCGCCTATGCCGACAGCACCGCGCGGCAGACCAAGCAGGTGCAGGACCTCACCACCCGCGACGGCATCTTCTTCGGCCTCTGGCAGGCGCTGGCCCTGATCCCGGGTGTCTCTCGGTCCGGCGGCACGATGAGCGGCGGGATGCTGATGGGCTACCGCCGGGAGTCGGCTGCTCGCTACTCCTTCCTGCTCGCGATCCCCGCGGTGTGGTCCTCCGGCCTGTTCGAGCTCGCCGGCGAGGTGTCCAAACCCAACCCGGACGGCTGGGGCCAGGTGGCCGTCGCGACGGTGCTCGCGTTCGTCATCGGGTACGCCGTCATCGCGTGGCTGATGCGCTACCTCACCACGCACACGCTGCGGCCGTTCGTCTTCTACCGGATCGGTCTGGCCGTGCTGCTCTTCGTGCTGCTGTCGGTCGGCGCGCTGCAGGCCACCTGA
- a CDS encoding DUF4233 domain-containing protein: protein MSGTDTSGHRVAPGGVLLYGVGDRMTRRLAAVVVAFQVVVVLLGGLVAYAIAKSRDGVGHPAYLWVGGVLAVLCIVTAGTMRRPWGVALGWVVQIATLAAVFVVPLMFVVGVIFLALWITALVQGRKMDQLTADYLERQP, encoded by the coding sequence GTGAGCGGCACGGACACCTCCGGCCACCGGGTCGCACCCGGCGGCGTGCTGCTCTACGGCGTGGGCGACCGGATGACCCGTCGGCTGGCCGCCGTCGTGGTCGCCTTCCAGGTCGTAGTGGTCCTGCTCGGTGGGCTGGTGGCGTACGCGATCGCCAAGTCGCGTGACGGCGTCGGCCACCCGGCGTACCTCTGGGTGGGTGGCGTGCTGGCGGTGCTGTGCATCGTCACGGCGGGAACGATGCGTCGCCCCTGGGGTGTCGCGCTGGGTTGGGTGGTCCAGATCGCTACGCTGGCCGCGGTTTTCGTGGTGCCGCTGATGTTCGTGGTGGGGGTGATCTTCCTCGCGCTGTGGATCACGGCACTGGTGCAGGGCCGCAAGATGGACCAGTTGACCGCCGACTACTTGGAGCGACAACCGTGA